Proteins encoded within one genomic window of Tamandua tetradactyla isolate mTamTet1 chromosome 11, mTamTet1.pri, whole genome shotgun sequence:
- the YIPF2 gene encoding protein YIPF2 isoform X2, which translates to MAAADELAFHEFEEATDLLAETPDATTVSRSDQLTPPGHVAVAVGSGGSYGAEEEMEESDKTALLQEEKQQPGFWTFSYYQSFFDVDTSQVLDRIRGSLLPRPGHNFVRHHLRNRPDLYGPFWICATLAFVLAITGNLTLVLAQRRDPSIHYSPQFHKVTVAGTAIYCYAWLVPLALWGFLRWRAGTRERMGPYSFLETVCVYGYSLFVFIPTVVLWLIPVPWLQWLLGALALALSATGLVLTLWPVVREDTRLAAVALLATVVLLHALLALGCKPLPLEHVVPAPQATFLPPTTLLPPSLSRSTAVS; encoded by the exons ATGGCAGCGGCCGACGAGCTGGCCTTCCACG AGTTCGAGGAAGCCACTGATCTGCTGGCGGAGACCCCAGACGCAACCACTGTCAGCAGGAGCGATCAGCTCACCCCGCCGGGGCACGTGGCAGTGGCCGTAGGCTCAGGTGGCAGCTATGGAGCTGAGGAGGAAATGGAGGAGAGTGACAAGACCGCG CTTCTGCAGGAGGAGAAGCAACAGCCGGGATTCTGGACCTTTAGCTACTATCAGAGCTTCTTTGATGTGGACACCTCACAG GTGCTGGACCGGATCCGAGGCTCGCTGCTGCCCCGGCCTGGCCACAACTTTGTACGGCACCATCTGCGGAATCGGCCGGACCTGTATG GTCCCTTCTGGATCTGCGCCACCCTGGCCTTCGTCCTGGCCATCACTGGCAACCTGACATTGGTGCTGGCCCAGAGGAGGGATCCCTCTATCCACTACAGCCCCCAGTTCCACAAGG TGACCGTGGCTGGCACTGCCATCTACTGTTATGCTTGGCTGGTGCCACTGGCACTATGGGGCTTCCTACGGTGGCGCGCGGGCACCCGGGAGCGCATGGGGCCTTACAGCTTCCTGGAGACAGTGTGTGTCTACGGCTACTCTCTCTTCGTCTTCATCCCCACTGTG GTCCTCTGGCTCATCCCGGTGCCGTGGCTGCAGTGGCTCCTGGGGGCGCTGGCCCTGGCCCTTTCGGCCACGGGCCTGGTGCTGACCCTGTGGCCCGTGGTCCGTGAGGACACCAGGCTGGCAGCTGTGGCACTGCTGGCCACCGTGGTGCTGCTCCATGCTCTCCTGGCCCTGGGCTGTAAG CCGTTGCCTTTGGAGCATGTGGTCCCTGCACCCCAAGCCACTTTTCTGCCCCCCACCACGCTGCTGCCGCCCTCCCTGTCACGGTCTACCGCAGTCTCCTAG
- the YIPF2 gene encoding protein YIPF2 isoform X1 codes for MAAADELAFHEFEEATDLLAETPDATTVSRSDQLTPPGHVAVAVGSGGSYGAEEEMEESDKTALLQEEKQQPGFWTFSYYQSFFDVDTSQVLDRIRGSLLPRPGHNFVRHHLRNRPDLYGPFWICATLAFVLAITGNLTLVLAQRRDPSIHYSPQFHKVTVAGTAIYCYAWLVPLALWGFLRWRAGTRERMGPYSFLETVCVYGYSLFVFIPTVVLWLIPVPWLQWLLGALALALSATGLVLTLWPVVREDTRLAAVALLATVVLLHALLALGCKLYFFQPLPLEHVVPAPQATFLPPTTLLPPSLSRSTAVS; via the exons ATGGCAGCGGCCGACGAGCTGGCCTTCCACG AGTTCGAGGAAGCCACTGATCTGCTGGCGGAGACCCCAGACGCAACCACTGTCAGCAGGAGCGATCAGCTCACCCCGCCGGGGCACGTGGCAGTGGCCGTAGGCTCAGGTGGCAGCTATGGAGCTGAGGAGGAAATGGAGGAGAGTGACAAGACCGCG CTTCTGCAGGAGGAGAAGCAACAGCCGGGATTCTGGACCTTTAGCTACTATCAGAGCTTCTTTGATGTGGACACCTCACAG GTGCTGGACCGGATCCGAGGCTCGCTGCTGCCCCGGCCTGGCCACAACTTTGTACGGCACCATCTGCGGAATCGGCCGGACCTGTATG GTCCCTTCTGGATCTGCGCCACCCTGGCCTTCGTCCTGGCCATCACTGGCAACCTGACATTGGTGCTGGCCCAGAGGAGGGATCCCTCTATCCACTACAGCCCCCAGTTCCACAAGG TGACCGTGGCTGGCACTGCCATCTACTGTTATGCTTGGCTGGTGCCACTGGCACTATGGGGCTTCCTACGGTGGCGCGCGGGCACCCGGGAGCGCATGGGGCCTTACAGCTTCCTGGAGACAGTGTGTGTCTACGGCTACTCTCTCTTCGTCTTCATCCCCACTGTG GTCCTCTGGCTCATCCCGGTGCCGTGGCTGCAGTGGCTCCTGGGGGCGCTGGCCCTGGCCCTTTCGGCCACGGGCCTGGTGCTGACCCTGTGGCCCGTGGTCCGTGAGGACACCAGGCTGGCAGCTGTGGCACTGCTGGCCACCGTGGTGCTGCTCCATGCTCTCCTGGCCCTGGGCTGTAAG TTGTACTTCTTCCAGCCGTTGCCTTTGGAGCATGTGGTCCCTGCACCCCAAGCCACTTTTCTGCCCCCCACCACGCTGCTGCCGCCCTCCCTGTCACGGTCTACCGCAGTCTCCTAG